A window of Nocardioidaceae bacterium genomic DNA:
AGGTAGCGCTTCGCCGCGACCACGTAGATGTTGCCCGGGCCGGTGACCAGGTCGACCGGCCGGCACGGACCGGCGCCGTAGGCGAACATCGCGATCGCCTGGGCGCCGCCGACGGCGTACACCTCGTCGATGCCGAGCAGTTCGCAGGCAGCCAGGATCGTGGGGTGCGGCAGGCCGCCGAACGCCTTCTGCGGGCTGGAGGTCAGCGCGATGGAGCCGACGCCGGCGACCTGGGCGGGGACTACGTTCATGACGACGGAGGAGACCAGCGGGGAGAGCCCGCCGGGCACGTACAGGCCCACGCGGCCCATCGGCACCATGCGGTTGCGCACCACGGCGCCTGGGGCGACCTCGGTGGTGGTGTCGTGCTCCATCTCGGCCTCGCACGTGGCGCGGAGGCGGCGGATGGACTCCTCCAGCCCGGCGCGTACGTCGGGGTCGAGGTTGGCCAGCGCGTCGCGCAGGGCCTCGCGCGGCACGGCGATCTCGGTCTGGGTGACGCCGTCGAACTGAGCGGAGTACTCGGTGATCGCCTCCACGCCACGGGCGCGCACCTCGGCGCAGATCGGACGAACGACATGCACGGCGGACTCGACGTCGAACTCGGCGCGCGGCACCGCGGCGCGGTAGTCGAGGTCAGGTCCTGCGTCGCGCAGGTCGAGTCGGCGGATCATGACCTCATTCTAGGTGCGCGGCGAGTGGCCCCCGCACGGCGTACGCGTGAGATCAGACGCGCCCGCGTCACCGCCTCGCCCGTCAACCACCGGTGGGCCACCGGCGGCGTACTAGGTTGAGAGGCATGTCCCAGCAGCTGCCGATGTTCCCGCTGAACACGGTGGTCTTCCCCGGTATGCGGGTGCCGCTCAACGTCTTCGAGAAGCGCTACCGCGCGCTCGTACGCCACCTGCTCGCCGAGGACATGCCCCGCAACCGGCTGCTCGGCACCGTCGCGATCCGCGCGGGCTACGAGGTCGGCGAGCACGGCGCACAGGCCGTGCACACCACCGGCGTCCTGCTGCAGATGACCGAGTGCACCCCGCACTCCGACGGTGGCTTCGAGATCGAGGTGCTCGCCCGGCAGCGGATGCAGCTGCTGCAGATGGGCACGACCGACGGGTTCCCCTCCGGTGAGGTCGAGCTGCTCGAGGACGACGAGCCCGACCTCGCCGACGCCGACGAGGAGGCGCACCGGGCGCTGGAGACCTTCGAGCAGTACCGCGGCCGCCTCGCCGAGATGCGCGGCGAGATCGTGCGGTCCGGCTCCTTCGGGTCCGACCCGTCGTTCCTCTCCTACGCCCTCTCGGCCACAGCGCTGCTGCCGATGCACCACCGGCAGTCGCTGCTCGAGGCCGAGACCGCCGCGGACCGGCTGCGTCTGCTGCGCACCTACCTCACCGACGAGATGCGCTCCATGCGCGCGCTCCCCTCCCTGCCGGCGACCGAGATCGCCCGCTCTGGCTGGTCACCCAACTAGGTTTCTCGTCGGGATCCGACGCGCACCACACCAAGGAGAGGCCATGAGCCGACTCGTCCCGTTCCTGACGTTCCAGGCCGGCAAGGGGCAGCACGCCGGCGAGGCCATCGAGTTCTACACCAGGCTCTTCCCCGCGGGCCGGGTCGTCTCCGACGTCCGCCACGGCGCGGAGGGCCCCGGCCCCGAGGGGTCGGTGATGGTCGCGGAGCTCGAGCTGGCCGGGCACCCGCTGCGGCTCAGCGACAGCTTCGTCGAGCACGCCTGGGGTCCGAGCCCGGCGACGTCGCTGTGGCTCGAGCTCGACACCGACGCCGACCTGCGACACGTCTTCGCCGGCCTCGCCGAGGGCGGCACGGTGCACATGCCGCTCGACGACTACGGCTTCGGGCCCTTCGGATGGGTGGACGACCGATTCGGTGTGTCCTGGCAGCTGAGCGTCGTGCCGGACTAGCGACCGGCACCCCGACCACGTCATGGCCTCCGCGAAGTCCGGCGCGACGCCCGCCCTGCGCCTGCTGGCCCGGAGCGGCGTCCCCCACGAGGTGCGTGCGTACGACCACGACCCGGCCGTCACCGACTACGGACTCGAGGCTGCCCAGGCTCTCGACGTCGACCCCGCCCGGGTCTTCAAGACCCTGCTGGCCGACCTCGACGGTGAACTCGTCGTCGCCGTGGTCCCGGTGACCGGCCGGCTGGACCTCAAGGCACTCGCCGCCGCCCTCGGCGGCAAGAAGGCGACGATGGCCGACCCGAAGGCGGCCGAGCGTACGACCGGCTACGTCGTCGGCGGCATCTCACCGCTGGGGCAGAAGAAGCGGCTGCGCACGGTCGTCGACCGCTCGGCCGAGGCGTACGCGACCGTGCTCGTCTCCGCCGGTCGGCGTGGGCTGGATGTCGAGTTGAGGCCGGCTGATCTCGTTGGTCTCACCGGCGCGGGGGTGGCGGTGATCGCCGCTGGGTGAGGGGGGGTGGGCCTGCTTCACGGCTCACGGGGTCTCGCGGCTCGGCTAGCGCCTCACTCCTCGACCACCGGGGCGGCTCGGCTAGCGCCTCACTCCTCGACCACCGGGGCAGCTCGGCTAGCGCCTCACTCCTCGACCACCGGGGGCAGATCGACCACCGGGGTCAGCGCACGCGGTCCTTCAGGAAGCTCGTCGCGCGCTGCCACGCCTGTGCCGCGGCGTCGGCGTCGTAGGTGCCGATCAGGTCCTCGTCGTTGAAGAACGCGTGGCCGGCGTCGTACTCGAAGAGCTCCGTCGTCGCCCCGTCGCGGCTGCTGAGGCGGCCGAAGGCCTGCCGCGCGTCCGCGATGTCGATCGCCTCGTCGCCGCGCGCGTAGTGCCCCTGCACGTCGGCGGCGATCCGCTCCAGCTCGACGCCCTGCGGGAACCCGTAGAACGGGACCGCCGCCGAGACCCGATCGCCGGCCTGCTCGGCCAGCGACAGCACGAACCCGCCACCCATGCAGAAGCCGATCGCACCGACCGTGCTGGACGTCGTCGCGTCCAGGCCGGTCAGGTAGTCGATGGCGCCCGAGAGGATCTTCGAGGCCGCGTTGGCGTCGAGGTCGGACATCATCTGCTGCGCCTCCTCGCCGTCGTGGGCGACGCGGTTGCCGTACAGGTCGGGCGCGAGCGCGACGAACCCCTCGCCCGCCAGGCGCCGGGTGACGTCGGCGATGTGGGTCGTGAGGCCCCACCACTCCTGGATCACGATCACGCCCGGCCCGGAGCCGCCCTCGGGCGTCTCGAGGTAGCCGTACGCCGTCGTGCCGTTGGTCGCGAACTCGACGTTGTGCTCGGACTGCTCCTGGGACATGCGGGCTCCTCGGTGTGAGTGGCTGGATCAGTCGGGGTCGGTCGGCGTCAGTCGGTGCCGAGGCGTACGCGCGCCACCTGGGCGTCGCCCTCGGTGCTGATCGAGACGCCGAGGCCCGACAGCGGACCGACGATGTCGTCGAACTCCTGGACGTCCCGACCGGACAGGGACCCGCGGATGTCGTCGGCGATCCCCCCGTTGAAGTTCACGAAGAGCGCCCCGTCGGTGCCGTCGAGCTCCGGCAGCACGGCCTGGAACGCCTCCAGGTCGCCGAGCCGGTCCTGCGGGTCCGCGACGGCAGCGTTCCAGTCCGCGTCCGGACCGTACGCCGTGCCGAGCGCGCCGGACGCCGTGGAGAGCTCGAGCGGAGCGATGAGGGGTCGGAGCGCGTCCAGCACGTCGGAGACCGCGGCCTCGTCCGAGCTGGTCAGCAGCGCCACCGGCAGCGACAGCGACGGCGGCTGGGAAGCCGAGCCCTCGGAGAACGGGACGTCCTGCTCGAAGAACGTCGAGACGACGTCCTCACGCACCGCGAGACCGAACTCGTCACCGACGAGCGTGAGCACGTCCTCAGGCAGCGACAGCCCGCTCTGCCGCTCGAACCGCTCGACCAGGCGCGGGTCCCCGGTGAAGTCGGCGAAGAGGTCGAGTTGCTCGGTGAGGAACTGCTCGTAGTTCTCCGAGACCCCCGCCGTGAAGCCCACCGCCGTGTCCGCCGGGAAGTCCTCCAGTCGGATCGTCTCCGCGGGCGCGCCCGTGCTGGGCTGGTCGGAGCGGAAGGCGGCGACCGCCTCCAGACCACCCTCGGCGAACCGGAGGGTGAAGGCGCCGCTCAGGTCGCCGTCGTAGAGGTCGGTGAAGAAGTCCTCCTCACCCTCGGGCAGGTCCGAGCCGGCCAGCTTGAGGAACTCCTCGACGACGCCGTTGCCGAACCACGCCTCGACGATGCCGTCCTGGCCGCTGAGCGCGGTGATCTCGTCGAACTCCGCGAGGTCCTCCAGCGACCTCTGACCCGCAGCTGCGACCGCGCCGTCGGCGATGGCCTGGGTCTCGGCGAGGATCGCGTAGCCGTCGGCGAATGCGATGCCGGTCGGCTCCGCCCCGGCGCCGCTGCCGCACGCATCCAGCGCCGCAGCCGTCTCGCGGGCACCCTGCTCGTCGGTGACCTGGACCGTGCCGAGCACCTGCGGCTCCTCCTCACCGGGACGCAGCACGATCGCCGCCCGGTCGCCGAGCCACGGCTCGAAGTCGTCGGCCCAGGTCAGGTCGCACTCGGGAGCCTCGTCCAGGGCCAGCTCGATGAGGAACTGACGCAGGTCCTCCTGGTCCTCCGGTGCGCGCTCGCGCAGGTCGGGGAACGCCCGCAGGAACCGGTACGCCTCGATCTTCTGGCCCGCCGGCGGGTCGAAGTCGATGCCGACGTAGGCGATCGCGTCGTCCGGCACCACTGCCGCGGGCTGGGTGCCACCGCCACCGAGGAACCGCAGCCCCAGGGCAACGGCGCCCCCGACGAGCACGAGCGCGAGAGCGCCGGCCACGAGGAAGGCCGTGCGCCTCCCCGTGCCGCGGTCGGTCGGTGCAGCCTCGTCAGCAGGACCCTCGTACGTGCTCATGCCTGGCGCCTCTCCGCGTCGCGTCGTTCCCGAGCGACAGGTGGCGTCGGGGCGTACGCCTCAGGATAGAGCGCCGGACTGGTCGTGATCAGCAGATCCCGGCGCGCCGACCTGGCGTCGCTCACGCACCTCCCGCGGCTCCAGCGAGGGGATGATCAGCTCCGCGACCCACCCTGCGAGCACCCCGAGCGGCCAGGCCAGCATCACGACGAAGACGATCGATCCCAGGCCCTCGCTGCTGACCGCCGTCGCCAGCTGCAGCGGGCCGTCCAGCCGGGTGCCGTCGGCGACGCCTGACAGCTCGGCGGGTGAGAGCACGCTCGGGCCCAGCAGGCGACCGACGCCGAGCATGACGTACGCCGCCACCGCCGACCCGACCACCGCGGCGAGAAGGTCGAGCATGCCCGAGGGCCTGCTCGTGCGCCGACGCGCCAGCCCGACCAGCAGACCCAGGGGGGCGGCGACGACGAGGTACCAGGCGTCGGAGGTGAACGTGCGCGCCAGCTCGACCTCGCCGAGGCCGGCGGCGCCGTCGCTGACGACGTAGACGTCCGGCGTCCACACCAGCCGCCAGACCACCCCGCCCACGACACCCGCCAGCACCAGCGCGACGAAGGTCGTCGCCGCCGACCGTCGCGGCGTCGTCACGCCAGACACCCGGGCCCCAGCAGGTGCTTGAGGTCGGCGAACAGCTCAGGGCAGGGGCTCACGCGCAGGTTGTCGCCCAGTCGCATCAGGCGCGTCGCCTCCCGGGTCTGCAGCCGCAGGTGGGTCTCGGTGGTGCCCGGGTGCGTACGCAGCACCTCCTTGAGCTCGTCGACGACCGGCTTGGTGCACCGCGTCGACGGCATCACGATCACCACCGGACCGCTCGGGCCCTCGGAGACGTCGGGGGCGGTGACCTCCTGCCCCATCAGCTCGGGCGTGTCCTTCGAGCGCGACAACCGGCCCTTGACCGCCACGACAGCGTCCTCGGCCAGCAGCGGCGCGGCGAGCTGGTAGGAGGAGGGGAACAGCAGCACCTCGATGGCGCCCTCGAGGTCCTCGACCGTGACCGTCGCCCAGGCGTCGCCCTTCTTGGTGATCCTGCGCGAGACCGAGGTGATGAGCCCGCAGATGGTGACCTGGGCGCCGTCGGGGCGCTCCTCGTCGGTCAGCAGCCGTCCCACGGTGCAGTCGGCGTGCTGGCTGAGCACGTGCTCGAGCCCCAGCAGCGGGTGGTCGGAGACGTAGAGGCCGAGCATCTCGCGCTCGTGGGAGAGCAGCAGCGACTTGTCCCACTCGGGGATGTCGGGCAGGTCCACGCCGACCCCGAAGCCGCCGCCGGCGTCGTCGTCGAGCCCGGCGAACAGGGAGTCCTGACCGATCGCCTCGTTCTTCTTCGCCTCCGCGAACTGCTCCACGGCCCGCTCGTGCACCGCGACGATCGCGCGGCGCCGGTGGCCCAGGGAGTCGAACGCCCCCGCCTTCGCCAACGACTCGGTGACCCGCTTGTGGCACACCACCGCCGGCACCTTGCCCATGTAGTCGTTGAAGTCGGCGTACGCGCCCTTCTCCTCCCGCGCCGCGACGATGCCGTCGACGACGTTGGAGCCGACGTTGCGCACCGCGGTCAGGCCGAACCGGATGTCGGTGCCGACCGGGGTGAAGTTCGCCGCCGAGAGGTTCACGTCGGGCGGCAGCACCTGGATCTTCATGCGACGGCACTCGTTGAGGTAGATCGCCATCTTGTCCTTGTCGTCCTTCACGGACGTCAGGAGCGCCGCCATGTATTCGGCGGGGTAGTTGGCCTTGAGGTAGGCCGTCCAGTACGACACCACCCCGTACGCCGCGGAGTGCGCCTTGTTGAACGCGTAGTCGGAGAACGGCAGCAGGGTGTCCCACAGCGCCTTGATGGAGGCGTCGGAGAAGCCGCGCTCCTTCATGCCCCCGGAGAAGGTGACGTACTGCTTGTCGAGCTCCTCCTTCTTCTTCTTGCCCATCGCGCGACGCAGCAGGTCGGCCTGGCCCAGCGTGTAGCCCGCGAGCTGCTGGGCGATCGCCATGACCTGCTCCTGGTACACGATCAGGCCGTAGGTCTCCCCCAGGATCGGCTCGAGCGCGTCCGCGAGGTCGGGGTGCAGCGGCTCGACGGGCTCGCGGCCGGTCTTGCGGCGGGCGTACTTGTTGTGACTGTCCGCACCCATCGGGCCCGGGCGGTACAGCGCGCCGACCGCGGAGATGTCCTCGAACTCGTCGGGCTGCATGGAGCGCAGCAGCGCCCGCATCGGGCCGCCGTCGAGCTGGAAGACCCCGAGGGTCTCACCCTTCTGCAGCAGCTCGTACGTCTTCGGGTCGGTCAGCTCGAGGTCCTCGAGCACGACCTGCTCACCGCGGTTGGCCTCGATGTTGCGGATCGCGTCGTCGAGCACCGTGAGGTTGCGCAGCCCCAGGAAGTCCATCTTGATCAGGCCGAGGCCCTCACAGGTGGGGTAGTCGAACTGGGTGATCATCGCGCCGTCAGCGGGACGCTTGAGCATCGGGATCACGTCGAGCAACGGCTCGGAGCTCATGATGATGCCGGCGGCGTGCACGCCCCACTGGCGCTTGAGGCCCTCGATGCCCATCGCGGTGTCGACGACCTTCTTGACGTCGACCTCGGAGTTGTAGAGGTTGCGGAAGTCGCCGCCCTCACCGAAGCGCGCGTGCTCGGGGTCGAAGATCTTCGGCAGCGGCACGTCCTTGCCCATCACCGCAGCCGGCATCGCCTTGGTGATGCGGTCGCCCAGCGCGAAGGGGTAGCCGAGGATACGGCTGGAGTCCTTGACGGCCTGCTTCGCCTTGATCGTGCCGTAGGTGACGATGTACGCCACGCGCTCGTCGCCGTACTTCTGCGTGACGTACTTGATGACCTCGCCGCGACGACGCTCGTCGAAGTCGATGTCGAAGTCGGGCATCGAGACGCGGTCGGGGTTGAGGAACCGCTCGAAGATCAGGCCGTGGCGCAACGGGTCGAGGTCGGTGATGCGCATCGCGTACGCCACCATCGAGCCCGCGCCCGACCCGCGGCCCGGGCCGACGCGGATGCCGTTCTCCTTGGCCCAGTTGATGAAGTCGGCGACGACGAGGAAGTAGCCGGAGAACCCCATCGAGGTGATGACGCCGACCTCGTACTCGGCCTGCTTGCGCACCGCGTCGGGGATGCCGCCGGGGTAGCGGAACTGCAGCCCCCGCTCGATCTCCTTGATCATCCAGGAGTCCTCGTTCTCCCCCTCGGGGCAGGGGAAGCGAGGCATGTAGGTGCCGTTGCCCTCGGTGAACTCGACGTCGCACCGCTCGGCGATCAGCAGGGTGTTGTCGCACGCCTCGCGCAGCCCGTACGTCTCGCCCCACAGGGTGCGCATCTCCGCGGCGGACTTCAGGTAGTAGCCGTCACCGGAGAACGCGAACCGCTCCCCGGGGCCGTCGCCGGCCGGGATGTCCATCGTGGAGCCGGAGTTGATGCAGAGCAGGTGCTCCTGGGAGGCGGCGTCGGCCTGGTGCACGTAGTGCGAGTCGTTGGTCGCCAGCAACGGGATGTCGAGGTCGCGACCGAGCTTGAGCAGGTCGTCGCGCACGCGCTTCTCGATGGAGAGCCCGTGGTCCATCAGCTCGAGGAAGTAGTTGTCGCGCCCGAGGATGTCCTGGAACTCCGCCGCGACCTTGCGGGCGGCGTCGTACTGCCCGTAGCGCAGGTGCACCTGCACCTCGCCCGAGGGACACCCGGTGGTGCCGATGATGCCGTCGGCGTGCCGGGCGAGCAGCTCACGGTCCATGCGCGGCTTCTTGAAGAACCCGTCGCGCCAGGAGCCGGTGGAGAGCCGGAACAGGTTGTGCATGCCGGCCGTGGTCTCGCTCAGCAGCGTCATGTGCGTGTAGGCACCCCGCGCCGAGACGTCGTCGGGACCGCCGTCGTAGAAGTTCACGCCCTTGCGGTCGAAACGCGAGGAGTTCGGCGTGAAGTACGCCTCGATGCCGACGATCGGCTTCACGCCGGCCGCCTTGCACTTGGAGTAGAACTCGTACGCCCCGAACACGTTGCCGTGGTCGGTCATCGCGACCGCCGGCATGCCGAGCTCCGCGGCCCGGTTCGCGAGGTCGCCGAGGCGGGCGGCGCCGTCGAGCATCGAGTACTCGGTGTGCACGTGCAGGTGGACGAAGGAGTCCTGCTGGCCAGCCGGCATCGGGGGTGGTCTCACCTTCCGCAGAGCGAGGAAAAGAGGGGTCGACCAGAGGTCGATCGAGCAGCCCGGGATGGCCGGGTCCAGGGGCAGGTGCTCAACCCTAGGACAGCGCTCCGACACTCCGTGAAAGGCACTCGGCGCGCCGCCCGGGGCTGTCGGGAACGCCTCAGGTGCACCTTCTTCCGGCCACCAGCAGGCGGTCCGGCGGGGGCGGTCGCGTGCCGACGGAGCCCCCGGACTCCTCCGCGTCCACGAGCGTGATCCGCCAGGTCGCGGCGGCGACCGCGGAGCGTACGGCCGCCAGCTCCCCCGGGCCGCCGGGCGCGAGGTCGGCCTCGCCGACCGCGTCGAGCACGTCCTGTCCGTCGACCGTCCACCCGGTGAACCTCGCGTCGTCGCCCTCGCCGCGCAGGAGCACGTCGACGGTGGTCGGCGTCGCCGCCGCGTCGACGGTGAGCAGGTTCGCGAGCCGGGTCAGTCCCACGGCGTTGAGCACGTCGCCGAGCTCGGCGACGGCCGTGTCGGCGTCCGGGTCGGGTCCGGGCCGGAGGTAGAGCAGGGCCGCGGCCTGGGAGGGCAGCGCGACGCCTCCCTGCTCGATCTCGAGCTGGTACCAGCAGTCCGGCGCCAACGGCGAACCCGGGTAGAGCACCTGGGACCACGCCAGGCCGCCGCGCGTGCGGTAGCGCAGTGTGACGGTGCGACCCGGCTCCTCGGTCCTGGCGGTGAAGCGCCCCGAGGGCACCGTGAAGTCGTACGCCCCCTCGACCGTCGGCAGGACACCCGCGGGCAGGCCGCGGACGAGCTCGACCGTGAAGGTGCCGCGGCCGGTCTCACCGAGCGCCTGCTGCGCGGCCTGCACCGCGGTGGCGCGTGCGATCACGTCGGGGTCGAGGGTCTCGGCCGGGCTCGGGGACGCCGACGGGTCCGGCGGGCTCGAGGGGGGGTTCGACGAGGCGGACGCCTGCGGTGCCGCACCGTCCTGGTCCTCGCTCCCGCTGCACCCGCTGGCGACCAGGGTCAGGCCGATGACCGCGACGGCTGCGAGGCGAGGTGCTCGCCCGCTCCGCCCCCGACCGCTCACGAGCCGCCCGCCGTACGCTCGAACTGCTCCAGGCCGAGGTCCACCAGCAGGTCCACGACCCGCGCGTACGCCGCCGCGTCGACGCCCGGGGCGACCTCGACCATGCGCGCCGCGATCGCCGCCTCCCGCTCGGGGTCGCGACCGGCCCGGCCGGGCACGGGCTTGTGCGGCTGCACCGCCGCCGTCAGCGCGACGCGCTGGGCGACCAGCCGCGCGAGGTGGGTGTCCACGTCGTCGATCTCCCGGCGCAGCCACCACACGGGGTCGGCACCCGCCCAGACGAGGCGTACGTCCGGCACGCCCTCCTCGTTCGCCGACCCGTCGGTGGTCTCGAGCTCGACGAAGCCCCGCGCGGCGTAGAAGGCACGAGCCGGCGCGTTGGTCGCGAAGCACCACAGCGACACCCCGCCGGGCCGTAGCCCGCGGACGCAGTCGACCAGGGCCGTGCCCACCCCCGTCCCCGCGTGGTCGGGGTGCACGTAGAGGTCGTCGAGCCAGTCCTGCCGGAGCTCGGCGAACCCGACGACCGCGCCGTCGCGGTCGGCGACCCACACCTCACGGCCGTCGGTCAGGTCCAGGGCCGCGGTGGCCTCACGCACCTCCTCCACGGGGCGTGCGAACGGCGGCATCGAGGGTGAGGCAGCGGCACGGCTCGCGACCAGCACGTCGGCGACCTGCGGCAGGTCCGCCGGCGTCGCCGGCCGCAGCAGCAGCGTCTCGACCGACGCCCTGTCACTCCACGCTCTGTCACTCAACGGCATGACGGATCGTCTCGAGCGCCGCGGCGAGGTCGTCGGGGTAGCCGGACTCGTACTCCACCCGCTCCCCGGTCTCGGGGTGGTCGAAGCCGAGGCGTACGGCGTGCAGCCACTGCCGGTCCAGGCCCAGCCGCGCCGCGAGCCGCGGGTCGCCGCCGTAGAGCGGATCGCCCACGCACGGGTGCTTCACCGCGCTCATGTGCACCCGGATCTGGTGCGTACGCCCCGTCTCGAGCCCGATCTCCAACAGGCTCGCGAAGCGGTGGGCCTCCAGCGTCGCGTAGTGGGTGACCGCGTGCTTGCCGTCGGCCATCACCGCGAACTTGAAGTCGTGACGCGGGTTGCGCCCCACGGGCGCGTCGATCGTGCCCTCGATCGGGTCCGGATGCCCCTGCACCAGCGCGTGGTAGGTCTTGGAGACGGTGCGGTGCCGGAACGCGTTCTTCAGCACCGAGTACGCGTGCTCGGACTTCGCGATCACCATGATCCCGGACGTGCCGACGTCGAGGCGCTGCACGATGCCCTGCCGTTCCGAGGCCCCCGAGGTGGAGATGCGGAACCCGGCGGCCACCAGGTGCCCCACGACCGTCGGGCCGGTCCAGCCGGGGCTGGGGTGCACGGCGACGCCGACGGGCTTGTCGATGACCACGAGGCTGTCGTCGTCGTGGACGATGCTGATGCCCTCGACCACCTCGGGCCGCACGGCGACCGGGTCGACCGGCGGCGGGATGCGCACGTCGAGCCGCGAGCCGGGGTGCACCCGCTCGGACTTGGCGACGCGGACGTCGTCGAGCTCGACGTGCCCCTCGGCGGCGAGCTCCCCCGCCCGCGTCCGGGACAGGCCGAACATGCGCGCGATCGCCACGTCGACCCGCTCCCCGGCCAGACCGTCGGGGACGAGCACGCTGCGGATCTCGGGCAGGTCGCTCATGCGTCGTCCTCGCCGGTGTCGCGGGTGCCGTCGAGGCGTACGCCCCGCAGGCTCTGCACCACGATCGTCACCGCGGCGACGTTGATGAGCATGTCGGCGACGTTGAAGACGGGCCAGTTCGGCAGGGCCAGGAAGTCCACGACGTGCCCCTCGAGGGGTCCCGGGGAGCGGAGCAGCCGGTCGGTCAGGTTGCCCCCGACCCCGCCGGCGAGCGCGCCCAGCCCGACCGCCCACAGCGGCGACCCGATGCGCCGGGAGATCCACAGCACCGCGACCAGCACGGCGATCGAGAGCAGCGAGAGCGCGATGGTGAACTCGGTGCCCGTGGAGAACGCGGCCCCCGGGTTGCGCACCATCGTCAGGCTCAGCACCGGGCCGAGCACCTCGATGCGCTCGCCCGGGTCGATGGTCGCGACGGCGACGATCTTGGTGACCACGTCGGTCACGTACGCCACGACCGCGACGATCCCGAACAGCAGCCAGCGACGTCGCGGGCGTACGCGGTCCCCCGAGCCGTCCCCTGAGCCGTCTCCTGGCTGACCGTCGGTCAGCGGCGTTCCTCGCGCTGCTTGCATGACAGGCAGAGTGTGGCACGCGGGAAAGCCATGACCCGCATCTTGCCGATCGGCTCCCCGCACTCCTCGCACACACCGAAGCTGCCGGCCGCCAGCCGCTCGAGCGCCCGCTCGGTCTGGTGCAGCATGGTGCGCGCGTTGTTGACCAGCGAGATCTCCTGGTCACGCTCGGAGGAGGCCGACCCGACGTCAGCGGAGTCCTGCCCGGTGCCCTCGCCGCCGCCGCGGATCAGGCCGTCGAGGTCGGCGTCGAGCTCGGCGAGCTCGGCACGCAGCTCCTCGGCGCGGCGCGTGAGCTCCTCGTGCACCTCCGCGACCTCGGCCTCGGTCCACGGGTCCTCACCCTCGCGGGTGACGAGGTCCTCGGGTGCCGCCATCTCGGTCACGGTGCCGTCCTCTGTCCCTGGGGTCTCTGGGGTCTCTGGGGTCTCTGGGGTCTCTGCGGTCTTCCCCACCAGCGGAGCGGCGGCGAGGGCCGTCCGCGCCACGGCGCCCGCCGCGCCGACGGCACCGGCGATGACCCTGGTCGTGGCACGCACCATGGCGCTCTCCTCTGCGGGGAACGGGCCCCATCGGGCCCTGTCGCGACCTCGGGTGATCCCGGCCGGGACGAGGTTCGACGCGGGCAGGATAGGGACCTCCGGGTGGCCCGGCAAGCACCCACGCGCGTACGCTGGAGGCTCCGCACGGCGACGACGGGACCAGGTACGTCGCGGCACGGCCAGGAGCGACTCGGGGACGGTGCGAGCCCGGGGGTACGACCGCGGCGGAGATCACCCCCGAGCAGGCGCGGAGCGTACGAGTGGGTGGCCGCGGCACGTGCCGGGCTGCCAAGGAGGGTGGTACCGCGGACCGCGTCGCCGACGCGCTTCGTCCCTCCGGCGAGACCTGTCCGTCGGAGAGTCCCCGTGAGCACCCCAGCACCAGACGCGCCCCGCTACAAGCCCGTGCCGCCGCAGGTCGACCTGCCGGCGATGGAGCGCGAGATCCTCGACCTCTGGCGCGCCG
This region includes:
- the hisD gene encoding histidinol dehydrogenase, yielding MIRRLDLRDAGPDLDYRAAVPRAEFDVESAVHVVRPICAEVRARGVEAITEYSAQFDGVTQTEIAVPREALRDALANLDPDVRAGLEESIRRLRATCEAEMEHDTTTEVAPGAVVRNRMVPMGRVGLYVPGGLSPLVSSVVMNVVPAQVAGVGSIALTSSPQKAFGGLPHPTILAACELLGIDEVYAVGGAQAIAMFAYGAGPCRPVDLVTGPGNIYVVAAKRYLKGVVGIDSEAGPTEIAILADDSASARNVAADLLSQAEHDPMAGSVLVTPSDDLAAAVEAELELQVPQTKHEERVRTALGGPQSAIVTVTDLDQGMKVVNAYAAEHLEIQTVDADERAMTVQNSGAVFVGSFTPVSLGDYCAGSNHVLPTAGCACHSSGLSVRSFLKAVHVVTYTESALKEVGTHVINLAHAEDLPGHGAAVRARLAPETFDAAADQADAGANQ
- a CDS encoding LON peptidase substrate-binding domain-containing protein, whose product is MSQQLPMFPLNTVVFPGMRVPLNVFEKRYRALVRHLLAEDMPRNRLLGTVAIRAGYEVGEHGAQAVHTTGVLLQMTECTPHSDGGFEIEVLARQRMQLLQMGTTDGFPSGEVELLEDDEPDLADADEEAHRALETFEQYRGRLAEMRGEIVRSGSFGSDPSFLSYALSATALLPMHHRQSLLEAETAADRLRLLRTYLTDEMRSMRALPSLPATEIARSGWSPN
- a CDS encoding VOC family protein, translated to MSRLVPFLTFQAGKGQHAGEAIEFYTRLFPAGRVVSDVRHGAEGPGPEGSVMVAELELAGHPLRLSDSFVEHAWGPSPATSLWLELDTDADLRHVFAGLAEGGTVHMPLDDYGFGPFGWVDDRFGVSWQLSVVPD
- the ybaK gene encoding Cys-tRNA(Pro) deacylase; this encodes MASAKSGATPALRLLARSGVPHEVRAYDHDPAVTDYGLEAAQALDVDPARVFKTLLADLDGELVVAVVPVTGRLDLKALAAALGGKKATMADPKAAERTTGYVVGGISPLGQKKRLRTVVDRSAEAYATVLVSAGRRGLDVELRPADLVGLTGAGVAVIAAG
- a CDS encoding dienelactone hydrolase family protein codes for the protein MSQEQSEHNVEFATNGTTAYGYLETPEGGSGPGVIVIQEWWGLTTHIADVTRRLAGEGFVALAPDLYGNRVAHDGEEAQQMMSDLDANAASKILSGAIDYLTGLDATTSSTVGAIGFCMGGGFVLSLAEQAGDRVSAAVPFYGFPQGVELERIAADVQGHYARGDEAIDIADARQAFGRLSSRDGATTELFEYDAGHAFFNDEDLIGTYDADAAAQAWQRATSFLKDRVR
- a CDS encoding DUF3352 domain-containing protein: MSTYEGPADEAAPTDRGTGRRTAFLVAGALALVLVGGAVALGLRFLGGGGTQPAAVVPDDAIAYVGIDFDPPAGQKIEAYRFLRAFPDLRERAPEDQEDLRQFLIELALDEAPECDLTWADDFEPWLGDRAAIVLRPGEEEPQVLGTVQVTDEQGARETAAALDACGSGAGAEPTGIAFADGYAILAETQAIADGAVAAAGQRSLEDLAEFDEITALSGQDGIVEAWFGNGVVEEFLKLAGSDLPEGEEDFFTDLYDGDLSGAFTLRFAEGGLEAVAAFRSDQPSTGAPAETIRLEDFPADTAVGFTAGVSENYEQFLTEQLDLFADFTGDPRLVERFERQSGLSLPEDVLTLVGDEFGLAVREDVVSTFFEQDVPFSEGSASQPPSLSLPVALLTSSDEAAVSDVLDALRPLIAPLELSTASGALGTAYGPDADWNAAVADPQDRLGDLEAFQAVLPELDGTDGALFVNFNGGIADDIRGSLSGRDVQEFDDIVGPLSGLGVSISTEGDAQVARVRLGTD